A region from the Podarcis raffonei isolate rPodRaf1 chromosome 11, rPodRaf1.pri, whole genome shotgun sequence genome encodes:
- the LOC128423602 gene encoding beta-1,3-galactosyltransferase 5-like, protein MAPRRPWGSKGLACLCLLLSSIPVWCLLLLADGVQKLLGASSSFLAAWQEPPQRTHSGAGNAAPPGVDFGPLFSEAGWEPHCEPGQVLLILVTSAPGNVESRQVIRRTWAAQEKPQPYPWQVVFLVGRGAGEGGASRQIQEEQEDFGDVLVGNYLDTYRNLTLKVLHGVRWALGRCRPSYLLKTDDDCFVNTEWLPEFLARQNTLRSGLYAGSVFAREKRKVIRHPSSKWYVPREAYSPEEYPPYASGIGYVLSLDAAARVLRAAESIPPIPVEDAYVGILAQRAGLRPKSSARFAKQNARWRVCNFRYLMVVHSLSAPEQELATRRMREARHACRDRPEVTRW, encoded by the exons ATGGCCCCGAGGCGCCCCTGGGGCTCAAAGGGTCTGGCCTGCCTCTGTCTCCTGCTCTCCTCCATCCCGGTCTGGTGCCTCCTGCTCCTGGCCGATGGGGTGCAGAAGCTGCTGGGGGCCTCCAGCTCTTTCTTGGCTGCCTGGCAGGAGCCCCCCCAGAGGACCCACTCTGGAGCCGGAAACGCAGCCCCCCCGGGGGTGGACTTTGGACCTCTCTTCTCAGAAGCTGGCTGGGAGCCGCACTGTGAGCCTGGACAGGTGCTCTTAATCCTCGTGACGTCGGCCCCAGGAAACGTGGAATCCCGGCAGGTGATACGGAGGACCTGGGCTGCACAAGAGAAGCCCCAGCCTTACCCCTGGCAG GTCGTGTTCCTGGTAGGCCGAGGCGCAGGTGAGGGGGGGGCCTCCCGGCAGATCCAGGAAGAGCAGGAGGACTTTGGGGATGTCCTGGTGGGGAATTACCTGGACACCTACCGCAACCTCACCTTGAAGGTCCTGCATGGCGTCCGGTGGGCCCTCGGCCGCTGCCGGCCCAGCTACCTCCTCAAGACAGACGACGACTGCTTTGTCAACACCGAGTGGCTGCCGGAGTTCCTGGCCAGGCAAAACACCCTCCGGAGCGGCCTCTATGCAGGCTCCGTCTTTGCCCGGGAGAAGCGGAAAGTCATCCGGCATCCCTCCAGCAAGTGGTACGTGCCGAGGGAAGCCTATTCCCCGGAAGAATACCCGCCGTATGCCAGCGGCATTGGCTATGTCCTGTCCCTGGACGCAGCTGCGAGGGTCCTGCGGGCGGCAGAGAGCATACCCCCCATCCCGGTGGAAGACGCCTACGTGGGCATCTTGGCTCAGCGGGCCGGTCTGCGGCCCAAGTCCAGCGCCCGCTTTGCCAAGCAGAACGCCAGGTGGCGAGTGTGCAACTTCCGCTACCTGATGGTAGTCCACAGCCTCAGTGCGCCAGAGCAGGAGCTGGCCACGCGGAGAATGCGGGAAGCCCGGCACGCCTGCAGAGACAGGCCGGAGGTCACCAGGTGGTGA
- the LOC128423603 gene encoding uncharacterized protein LOC128423603, which produces MMPRGRAWTQQEIACLLAFIGGCRQVTLLMASTSRPNEALWRDISRRLALAGYSRNVAQCRSKWKALKQAFYSEWETRRQQAGERPAPQAPPHYKTMKRIWEAAGRPVFGERRLPDLGKLPPHKDRGDPEAKPSPFLPQEMAGSQTQDLCGGRRLTCSASACQAADSHLACEGSLSPLPGSLDRPACAAEKDSPETAGEEQAAADDGQPSGPDSQGPGIVSLLQSMQQILVQILRTSRQQQLLLESLASDTVSHLHVISDNLVQVGETLNELLLQSHAHSADPYGIRTPLHGAPSQPCSPGAPPASPLLKEEAWLLPAAGFRPHGSAPP; this is translated from the exons ATGATGCCCAGGGGCCGTGCCTGGACCCAGCAGGAGATCGCCTGCCTCCTGGCGTTCATCGGAGGCTGCCGGCAGGTGACGCTGCTGATGGCCTCCACCTCGCGCCCCAACGAGGCCCTCTGGCGAGACATCTCCCGCCGGCTGGCCCTGGCCGGCTACAGCCGCAACGTGGCCCAGTGCCGCTCCAAGTGGAAGGCCCTTAAGCAGGCCTTCTACTCCGAGTGGGAGACCCGGAGGCAACAGGCTGGGGAGCGACCCGCCCCACAGGCACCCCCCCACTACAAGACCATGAAGAGGATCTGGGAAGCCGCAGGGAGACCTGTCTTTGGGGAGAGGCGCCTGCCAG atctagggaagctgcctccccacaaGGACAGAGGTGACCCAGAGGCCAAGCCGTCTCCGTTCTTGCCACAAGAGATGGCAGGCAGCCAAACCCAGGATCTGTGCGGTGGGAGACGGTTGACTTGCTCAGCTTCTGCGTGTCAGGCTGCTG ATTCCCACTTGGCCTGCGAGGGCTCCTTGAGCCCCTTGCCAGGGAGCCTGGACCGGCCAGCCTGCGCTGCGGAGAAGGACTCGCCTGAGACTGCGGGAGAGGAACAGGCGGCAGCGGACGATGGGCAGCCCTCTGGGCCAGACAGTCAAG GGCCCGGCATCGTCAGCCTCCTGCAGAGCATGCAGCAGATCCTGGTGCAGATCCTGCGCAcgtcgcggcagcagcagctcctcctggaAAGCCTGGCCAGTGACACCGTCTCCCACCTGCACGTCATCTCGGACAACCTGGTGCAGGTGGGCGAGACTCTGAACGAGTTGCTGCTCCAGAGCCACGCGCACTCGGCCGATCCGTACGGCATCCGCACCCCTCTCCACGGGGCCCCATCCCAGCCCTGTTCCCCGGGGGCCCCACCTGCCTCTCCCCTTCTCAAGGAAGAAGCTTGGCTGCTACCTGCCGCCGGCTTCCGGCCTCACGGCTCAGCCCCACCCTGA
- the LOC128423511 gene encoding B-cell differentiation antigen CD72-like, translating to MAQDVTYTDLQFVKTPPERSQEKGTWNQVEQLRMPPSMTHPLAPLPDPGEGELTYENVQGPPCQEERTPTATEGTEESDRRTWYAILALLAACLFLLTAAIGLGVRYWQVSRQLQQATEDGSALERRMGSQEGSLAQTQAQLEEAQEELHSTNRTLWNCLAAGNRTQEQLRQANQSLTLTQKEKEKLQQQLDQTMKSLEEAKSCQKIGCCPHGWNLFRWKCLWISSSWEKKSWEESQEACKRKSSQLLVLKPWSAKELWDATFIDKSDQYWIGLKTSWGSLKSSWKWIDGRGFEE from the exons ATGGCACAGGATGTGACCTACACTGACCTGCAGTTCGTGAAGACCCCTCCGGAGAGGAGCCAGGAGAAAGGCACATGGAACCAAGTGGAGCAGCTCCGGATGCCCCCCTCCATGACTCACCCCTTGGCTCCTCTTCCAGACCCCGGAGAGGGAGAGCTGACCTATGAGAATGTCCAGGGCCCCCCTTGCCAGGAAGAGAGGACTCCCACTGCCACAGAGGGCACAGAag AGTCGGACCGTCGGACTTGGTACGCCATCTTGGCATTGTTGGCcgcctgcctcttccttctcaccGCCGCCATAGGACTGGGGGTCCGAT ACTGGCAGGTCTCACGGCAGCTGCAGCAGGCGACTGAAGATGGCAGTGCCCTGGAACGGAGAATGGGCTCCCAGGAGGGCAGCCTGGCCCAGACCCAGGCCCAGCTGGAAGAGGCCCAGGAGGAGCTCCACTCCACCAACAGGACCCTCTGGAACTGCCTGGCTGCTGGGAACAGGACGCAGGAGCAGCTGAGGCAAGCCAACCAGAGCCTGACGCTCacgcagaaggagaaggagaagctgcagcagcagctggaccAGACCATGAAGAGTTTGGAGGAAGCCAAATCTTGCCAAAAGATTG GCTGCTGTCCCCATGGATGGAATCTCTTCAGGTGGAAATGCCTGTGGATTTCATCTTCATGGGAAAAGAAGAGTTGGGAGGAAAGCCAGGAAGCCTGCAAGAGGAAATCATCTCAGCTGCTTGTTTTGAAGCCCTGGAGTGCAAAAGAACTATGGGATGCCACATTCATTGATAAG AGTGATCAATACTGGATTGGACTTAAAACAAGCTGGGGCTCCCTGAAAAGCTCTTGGAAATGGATTGATGGTAGGGGCTTTGAAGAGTAA